In a single window of the Terrirubrum flagellatum genome:
- the uvrC gene encoding excinuclease ABC subunit UvrC, with protein sequence MTSSQRIGASPPADDLPEGTATAASDAAEADDFALAEEVEALNLDPNVTERVRTGMEVIARFARTLPNGPGVYRMFDHKGDVLYVGKARSLRKRVQQYALGRAHTNRVARMIADTASMEFVTTQTETEALLLEANLIKQLRPRYNVLLRDDKSFPYILLTRDHRAPQILKHRGARVRKGDYFGPFASAGAVGRTIDALQRAFLLRSCSDSVFENRTRPCLLFQIKRCSGPCVDEISQNDYDELVTETRDFLAGRSMAVRKRLSDEMQAASEALEFERAARARDRLAAMSAIQSNQDINPQSVEEADVFAIHEEAGHFCVEVFFFRNFQNWGNRAFSPKADKSLPLGEVLGAFVTQFYDDKPTPKLILLSHEIEESELVADAFSQRAGCKVEIATPKRGEKRDLVAHAEKNAREALTRKLADTASQEKLLATLGAAFGLAKAPRRVEVYDNSHIMGTNAVGAMIVAGANGFMKTHYRTFNIKSTELTPGDDFGMMREVLQRRFSRLVKESAAAQAESEAGASEAAPADVSEIVVEAADDEAFPAWPDLVIIDGGKGQLEAARETLAAAGAGDTPLVAIAKGPDRNAGQETFHQPGRSAFKLPPRDPALYFIQRLRDEAHRFAIGTHRAKRKREMSKNPLDEIPGIGPRRKRALLLHFGTVKAIKSASLDDLASTPGVNDATAKAVYQFFQQGV encoded by the coding sequence ATGACGTCCTCTCAACGAATCGGAGCCTCGCCGCCGGCGGACGACCTGCCGGAGGGAACGGCGACGGCCGCCAGCGACGCGGCGGAGGCCGACGATTTCGCGCTCGCCGAGGAAGTCGAGGCGCTAAATCTCGACCCCAACGTCACCGAGCGGGTGCGCACGGGCATGGAGGTGATCGCCCGTTTCGCCCGCACCCTGCCGAACGGGCCTGGCGTCTATCGCATGTTCGATCACAAGGGCGACGTGCTCTATGTCGGCAAGGCGCGTTCGCTGCGCAAGCGGGTGCAGCAATATGCGCTGGGACGCGCGCACACGAACCGCGTCGCGCGCATGATCGCCGACACCGCCTCGATGGAATTCGTCACGACGCAGACGGAGACCGAGGCGCTGCTGCTGGAAGCGAACCTGATCAAGCAGCTCAGGCCGCGCTACAATGTGCTGCTGCGCGACGACAAGTCGTTTCCCTACATCCTGCTGACGCGCGACCATCGCGCGCCGCAGATTCTGAAACATCGTGGCGCGCGCGTACGGAAGGGCGATTATTTCGGTCCCTTCGCCAGCGCCGGCGCCGTTGGCCGCACCATCGACGCGCTGCAGCGCGCGTTCCTGCTGCGCTCCTGCTCGGATTCCGTGTTCGAGAATCGGACGCGGCCCTGCCTGCTGTTCCAGATCAAGCGCTGCTCGGGCCCATGCGTCGATGAGATTTCGCAGAACGACTATGACGAACTCGTCACGGAGACGCGCGACTTTCTCGCTGGCCGCTCAATGGCGGTGCGCAAGCGGCTGAGCGACGAGATGCAAGCTGCGTCCGAAGCGCTCGAATTCGAGCGCGCGGCGCGCGCGCGGGATCGGCTTGCGGCCATGTCTGCGATCCAGTCGAACCAGGACATCAATCCGCAGAGCGTCGAGGAAGCCGACGTTTTCGCCATCCATGAGGAGGCGGGACATTTCTGCGTCGAGGTGTTCTTCTTCCGCAATTTCCAGAACTGGGGCAATCGCGCCTTCTCGCCCAAGGCGGACAAGTCTTTGCCGCTCGGCGAGGTGCTCGGCGCCTTCGTGACGCAGTTCTATGACGACAAGCCGACGCCGAAGCTGATCCTGCTCTCGCACGAGATCGAGGAAAGCGAGCTCGTCGCCGACGCCTTCTCGCAGCGCGCGGGCTGCAAGGTCGAGATCGCGACTCCGAAGCGCGGCGAGAAGCGCGACCTCGTGGCGCATGCCGAAAAGAATGCGCGCGAGGCGCTGACGCGCAAGCTCGCCGATACGGCCTCGCAGGAGAAATTGCTGGCGACGCTTGGCGCGGCGTTCGGGCTGGCGAAAGCGCCGCGCCGCGTCGAGGTCTATGACAACTCGCACATCATGGGGACCAACGCCGTCGGCGCGATGATCGTCGCCGGCGCCAACGGCTTCATGAAGACGCATTACCGCACCTTCAACATCAAATCGACGGAGCTGACGCCGGGCGATGATTTCGGCATGATGCGCGAGGTGCTGCAGCGTCGCTTCTCGCGGCTGGTGAAGGAAAGCGCTGCGGCGCAGGCGGAATCTGAGGCGGGCGCCAGCGAAGCGGCTCCGGCTGATGTTTCTGAAATCGTCGTGGAAGCGGCTGATGATGAAGCCTTTCCCGCCTGGCCCGATCTCGTGATCATCGACGGCGGCAAGGGTCAGCTCGAAGCCGCGCGCGAGACGCTCGCCGCCGCCGGCGCGGGCGACACGCCGCTCGTCGCCATCGCCAAGGGGCCGGACCGCAATGCGGGACAGGAAACGTTCCACCAACCGGGGCGCTCCGCCTTCAAGCTGCCGCCGCGCGATCCCGCGCTCTATTTCATCCAGCGGCTGCGCGACGAAGCGCATCGCTTCGCGATCGGCACGCATCGCGCCAAGCGCAAGCGTGAGATGTCAAAGAATCCGCTTGATGAGATTCCCGGCATCGGCCCGCGCCGCAAGCGCGCGCTGCTGTTGCATTTCGGCACGGTGAAGGCGATCAAAAGCGCGTCGCTAGACGATCTCGCGAGCACGCCGGGCGTCAATGACGCGACCGCGAAGGCGGTCTATCAGTTCTTCCAGCAGGGGGTGTGA
- a CDS encoding ABC transporter ATP-binding protein, with amino-acid sequence MSEPVLAIDKLTVRLPALGDRANAIDNVSFTVGAGEIVCVVGESGSGKSVTAQSVMGLLPKGQLQLAGGSIKLLGDEITTKTPSELRALRGARMAMVFQEPMTALNPVIRVGDQIAETLEIHERLSAAETRSRVLDIMRAVQLPDVETMVDAYPHQLSGGQRQRIMIASALVLDPALLIADEPTTALDVTTQAQILKLIRDLQSRRNTGVLFITHDFGVVAEIAHRVVVMQKGRVVETGLKEDILRRPQEPYTRMLIGSVPGLTPPTRAEAPKKRVALETVKLSKVYSSGGGFLSFGKSRVVKAANDVSISVKRGETLGIVGESGSGKSTVARCVTRLIEPTSGDILLDGENIARLPQSALRANRRRVQVVFQDPYRSLNPRRTIGEAIIEGPTNFGVSRADAFVRARELMQLVGLAPDALDRYPHQFSGGQRQRICIARALAMEPEILIADEAVSALDVSVQAQVLKLLDEVKKKFDLAVLFITHDLRVAAQICDRIVVMFKGEIVEQGPTAEVYGAPQHDYTKRLFAAAPGKNYAFGVSA; translated from the coding sequence ATGAGCGAACCTGTCCTCGCCATCGACAAGCTCACCGTGCGTTTGCCGGCGCTGGGCGATCGCGCCAACGCGATCGACAACGTCTCCTTCACCGTCGGCGCTGGCGAGATCGTCTGCGTCGTTGGCGAATCCGGCTCGGGCAAATCGGTCACCGCGCAATCGGTGATGGGATTGCTGCCGAAGGGCCAGCTTCAACTCGCCGGCGGCTCGATCAAGTTGCTCGGCGACGAGATCACGACGAAGACTCCCTCCGAGTTGCGCGCGCTTCGCGGCGCGCGCATGGCCATGGTGTTTCAGGAGCCGATGACGGCGCTCAATCCCGTCATTCGCGTCGGCGACCAGATCGCCGAAACGCTGGAGATTCATGAGAGGTTGTCGGCGGCCGAAACGCGATCACGCGTGCTCGACATCATGCGCGCCGTGCAACTTCCCGATGTCGAGACCATGGTCGACGCCTATCCGCATCAGCTCTCGGGCGGACAGCGGCAACGCATCATGATCGCTTCTGCGCTCGTACTCGATCCCGCGCTGCTGATCGCCGACGAGCCAACCACAGCGCTCGACGTGACGACGCAGGCGCAGATCCTCAAGCTGATCCGCGATCTCCAGTCGCGTCGCAACACGGGCGTTCTCTTCATCACCCATGATTTCGGCGTCGTCGCCGAGATCGCGCATCGTGTCGTGGTGATGCAGAAGGGTCGTGTGGTTGAGACGGGATTGAAGGAAGACATTCTGCGCCGGCCGCAGGAGCCCTATACGCGCATGCTCATCGGCTCGGTGCCGGGCCTGACGCCGCCGACACGCGCGGAAGCGCCGAAGAAGCGTGTGGCGCTGGAGACGGTGAAACTGTCCAAGGTCTATTCGAGCGGCGGCGGCTTCCTGAGCTTCGGCAAATCCCGCGTCGTGAAGGCCGCGAATGACGTGTCGATCTCCGTGAAACGCGGCGAGACGCTCGGCATTGTCGGCGAATCCGGCTCCGGCAAGTCAACGGTCGCGCGCTGCGTGACGCGCCTCATCGAGCCGACATCAGGCGACATTCTGCTCGATGGCGAGAATATTGCGCGCCTGCCTCAATCTGCTTTGCGCGCCAATCGTCGCCGCGTGCAGGTGGTGTTTCAGGACCCTTACCGCTCGCTCAATCCGCGCCGCACGATCGGCGAGGCGATCATCGAGGGGCCGACGAATTTCGGCGTCTCCCGCGCCGACGCCTTCGTACGCGCAAGAGAGCTGATGCAGCTTGTCGGCCTCGCGCCCGACGCGCTCGACCGTTATCCTCACCAGTTCTCCGGCGGCCAGCGCCAGCGCATCTGCATCGCCCGCGCGCTTGCGATGGAGCCGGAAATCCTGATCGCGGATGAGGCGGTTTCGGCGCTCGACGTGTCCGTACAGGCGCAGGTGCTGAAACTGCTCGACGAGGTGAAGAAGAAGTTCGATCTTGCGGTGCTGTTCATCACGCACGATCTGCGCGTCGCGGCCCAGATATGCGACCGCATCGTGGTGATGTTCAAGGGCGAGATCGTCGAGCAGGGACCGACCGCCGAGGTCTATGGCGCGCCTCAGCATGATTATACGAAGCGGCTGTTCGCCGCCGCGCCGGGAAAGAACTACGCATTCGGCGTCAGCGCGTAG
- a CDS encoding ABC transporter permease, with translation MRNPGVLIGGAIVLVMILIAILAPVLGTMEPTEINPAFRNKLPGAERTIRLDDGTTKAFIHRFGTDSLGRDVYSRVLYGARVSLIIGACVAILSVSLGLLIGMLAGYFRLLDALVMRIMDGLMAIPAILLAIALVSLSRAGLLTVIVAITIPEIPRVVRLVRSIVLSVREEPYVEAAITTGTPTPLLLWRHILPNTIAPLIVQGTFVCASAILVEAILSFLGIGIPTSTPTWGNIMAEGRQFFRLFPHNILFPGVFLALTVLAVNMLGDGLRDTLDPKMAKRV, from the coding sequence TTGCGCAATCCTGGCGTGCTGATCGGCGGCGCGATCGTGCTGGTGATGATCCTGATCGCGATCCTTGCGCCGGTTCTCGGCACGATGGAGCCGACCGAAATCAATCCCGCCTTCCGCAACAAGCTGCCGGGCGCCGAGCGCACGATCCGCCTCGATGACGGAACGACAAAGGCTTTCATCCATCGCTTTGGCACGGATTCGCTTGGCCGTGATGTTTACTCGCGGGTGCTCTATGGCGCGCGTGTCTCGCTCATCATCGGCGCCTGCGTCGCGATCCTGTCGGTGAGCCTCGGCCTTCTCATCGGCATGCTCGCCGGCTATTTTCGCCTGCTCGACGCGCTGGTGATGCGGATCATGGATGGGCTCATGGCGATCCCCGCCATCCTGCTCGCCATCGCGCTGGTGTCGCTGTCGCGCGCCGGACTGCTCACCGTCATCGTCGCCATCACCATTCCGGAAATTCCGCGCGTGGTGCGCCTCGTCCGCTCGATCGTGCTGTCGGTGCGCGAAGAGCCTTATGTCGAGGCCGCCATCACCACGGGCACGCCGACGCCGCTGCTGCTCTGGCGCCACATCCTGCCGAACACCATCGCGCCGCTCATCGTGCAGGGCACTTTCGTCTGCGCCTCCGCGATTCTCGTCGAAGCGATCCTGTCGTTTCTCGGCATCGGCATCCCGACCTCGACGCCGACCTGGGGCAACATCATGGCCGAAGGCCGGCAGTTTTTCCGCCTGTTCCCGCACAACATCCTGTTCCCCGGCGTTTTCCTCGCGCTGACTGTGCTTGCGGTGAACATGCTGGGCGACGGTTTGCGCGACACGCTCGATCCCAAAATGGCGAAGCGCGTGTGA
- a CDS encoding ABC transporter permease: MIAYVLRRLVATIPVMLVVAVFVFLMLRLSPADPAAIIAGDSATTEQVAQIRSRLGLDQPIATQFVIWFGKLAQGDLGESFFFKKSIVDLISERFEPTLSLAFVTILIAVIVAVPLGVLAAYKQGSWIDRLVMGFSVLGFSVPVFVVGYLLIYLFAIQLGWLPVQGYQRIAQGVGGWLERLILPALTLSVIYIALVARMTRTSVLEVLSEDYIRTARAKGQIELKVLFRHALKNAAVPIVTVVGLGVALLIGGVVVTESVYTIPGLGRLTVDAVLARDYPVIQAIILLFSFIYVLINLLVDLTYTLFDPRIRY; the protein is encoded by the coding sequence ATGATCGCTTATGTGTTGCGACGTCTCGTCGCCACCATTCCGGTCATGCTCGTCGTGGCCGTCTTCGTCTTCCTCATGCTTCGACTGTCTCCCGCCGATCCCGCCGCAATCATCGCCGGCGACAGCGCGACCACCGAACAGGTGGCGCAGATCAGGTCGCGCCTCGGTCTCGACCAGCCGATCGCCACGCAATTCGTCATCTGGTTCGGCAAGCTCGCGCAGGGCGATCTCGGCGAGAGCTTCTTCTTCAAGAAGAGCATCGTCGACCTCATCAGCGAGCGTTTCGAACCGACTCTGTCGCTCGCCTTCGTCACGATTCTCATCGCCGTTATCGTCGCGGTGCCGCTGGGCGTGCTCGCCGCCTACAAGCAGGGAAGCTGGATCGATCGCCTGGTGATGGGCTTCTCGGTGCTGGGCTTCTCCGTGCCTGTGTTCGTGGTCGGCTATCTCCTGATCTATCTCTTCGCGATCCAGCTCGGCTGGCTTCCGGTGCAGGGCTACCAGCGCATCGCGCAGGGCGTTGGCGGCTGGCTTGAAAGGCTGATCCTCCCAGCACTCACCTTATCGGTCATCTATATCGCGCTCGTCGCGCGCATGACGCGCACCAGCGTGCTCGAAGTGCTGTCGGAAGACTACATCCGCACCGCGCGCGCCAAGGGCCAGATCGAACTCAAGGTGCTCTTCCGCCATGCGTTGAAAAACGCCGCGGTGCCGATCGTCACCGTCGTCGGCCTCGGCGTCGCGCTCCTCATCGGCGGCGTGGTCGTGACCGAAAGCGTCTACACAATTCCGGGCCTCGGCCGTTTGACCGTCGATGCGGTTCTGGCGCGCGATTATCCCGTGATCCAGGCGATCATCCTGCTCTTCTCCTTCATCTATGTGCTGATCAATCTTCTGGTCGATCTCACTTACACGCTGTTCGATCCGAGGATCCGCTATTGA
- a CDS encoding ABC transporter substrate-binding protein: MTINWKSVVAAAAVSVAATGALSVASTDAFAQGKTLRVVMHSDLKILDPIWTTAYIVRNHGYMIYDTLFATDANGEIKPQMVDKYEVSSDQLTHTMTLRDGLLWHDGKPVTSEDCVASIKRWAAKDAMGQKMMSFVDAISSPDAKTIVIKLKSPTGLVLAGLGKPSSNVPFMMPKRVADTDPNTQISEFIGSGPFVFKQDEWKPGDKTVYVKFDKYKPRSEPASSLAGGKVVNVDRVEWRAISDQQQAANALLAGEIDIIEAPTHDLLPLLKADKNIALYDWNPLGNQYTMRINSTQKPFDNPKIRQALWYAFNQKDFLDATIGNPDYYKECKPMFICGTPLATDKGLEDKLSSNFNKARELLKEGGYDGTPIVLLHSTDLAVLTNLAPVAKSLMEKAGFKVDMQSMDWQTVVARRVKKDPANAGGWHAMLTSWVSADILNPVAAAFFNASCDKAPFGWPCDEAMEKLRDDYARETDPARQKEIAAAVQVRASEITTHINLGQWYQPGAHRPNVSGWLKAPAPVFWNITLK, from the coding sequence ATGACCATCAATTGGAAATCTGTGGTCGCTGCGGCGGCTGTGTCCGTGGCGGCGACGGGCGCTTTGTCCGTCGCATCGACGGACGCATTTGCGCAGGGCAAGACGCTGCGCGTCGTCATGCATTCGGACCTGAAGATTCTCGATCCGATCTGGACGACGGCCTACATCGTCCGCAACCACGGCTACATGATCTACGACACCCTGTTCGCAACCGATGCGAATGGCGAAATCAAGCCGCAGATGGTCGACAAGTACGAGGTCTCCTCCGACCAGCTCACCCACACCATGACATTGCGCGACGGGCTGCTGTGGCACGACGGCAAGCCGGTCACATCAGAAGATTGCGTCGCCTCGATCAAGCGCTGGGCCGCGAAGGATGCGATGGGTCAGAAGATGATGAGCTTCGTCGATGCGATCTCTTCGCCCGATGCGAAGACCATCGTCATCAAGCTGAAATCGCCGACCGGCCTCGTGCTCGCCGGCCTCGGCAAGCCTTCATCGAACGTCCCCTTCATGATGCCGAAGCGCGTCGCCGACACCGATCCGAACACGCAGATTTCCGAGTTCATCGGCTCCGGCCCCTTCGTCTTCAAGCAGGACGAGTGGAAACCCGGCGACAAGACGGTCTATGTGAAGTTCGACAAGTACAAGCCGCGCTCCGAGCCGGCCTCCAGCCTCGCCGGCGGCAAGGTGGTGAATGTCGATCGCGTCGAATGGCGCGCAATCTCCGATCAGCAGCAGGCGGCGAACGCGCTGCTCGCCGGCGAGATCGACATCATCGAGGCGCCGACGCACGATCTCCTGCCGTTGCTGAAAGCCGACAAGAACATCGCGCTCTATGACTGGAACCCGCTCGGCAACCAGTACACGATGCGGATCAACTCGACGCAGAAGCCGTTCGATAATCCGAAGATTCGTCAGGCGCTGTGGTACGCCTTCAATCAGAAGGATTTCCTCGACGCGACCATCGGCAATCCCGATTATTACAAGGAATGCAAGCCGATGTTCATCTGCGGCACGCCGCTCGCGACGGACAAGGGCCTTGAGGACAAGTTGAGCTCGAATTTCAACAAGGCGCGCGAGCTGCTGAAAGAAGGCGGCTATGACGGAACGCCGATCGTGCTCCTGCATTCGACTGATCTCGCGGTGCTGACCAATCTCGCGCCTGTTGCAAAATCGCTGATGGAGAAGGCCGGCTTCAAGGTCGACATGCAGTCGATGGATTGGCAGACCGTTGTCGCCCGCCGCGTGAAGAAGGACCCGGCGAACGCTGGCGGCTGGCATGCGATGCTGACCTCATGGGTGTCCGCCGACATCCTGAACCCGGTGGCGGCCGCCTTCTTCAACGCCTCCTGCGATAAGGCGCCCTTCGGCTGGCCCTGCGATGAGGCGATGGAAAAGCTTCGCGACGACTATGCGCGCGAGACCGATCCGGCCAGGCAGAAGGAGATCGCGGCCGCAGTCCAGGTGCGCGCGTCCGAGATCACCACGCATATCAATCTCGGCCAGTGGTATCAGCCCGGCGCTCATCGCCCCAACGTGTCGGGCTGGCTGAAGGCGCCGGCGCCGGTGTTCTGGAACATCACGCTGAAGTAA
- a CDS encoding DUF2336 domain-containing protein, producing the protein MRYADALAGELSLVSKGDLGHRRGHAVDQLVENFTRQAPLLNDEAVELYDVALRWLVADLEKEALVQLAEKLADIPNAPYGTIRILAFHDEIAVAAPVLERSSRLEAGDLIAIIGAKGQQHIMLVAKRSDLTEAVTDRLIAVGSAPVLQTLAANGRAPLSRDGSAILLTRANADRKLAVALADRFGLPPQLRDRLVEDAASVLRAHLAKMLRKSSPAELDAAVAASIEASAARIGAAPPSHDAANRIARLEQKPDLSHEHLFLDLLRHRRLRESLQILAERAGLPHDLVLTIFAGDDFELMAVVLRAADMSWAAAEETLAARSGGLDRLALREMLRNRFTMMSQRDAARLARNAKIARPAAQAAS; encoded by the coding sequence ATGCGCTACGCGGACGCCCTCGCTGGCGAACTCAGTCTTGTCTCGAAGGGTGACCTGGGTCACCGCCGCGGTCATGCGGTTGATCAGCTTGTCGAGAACTTCACGCGCCAGGCGCCCCTGCTGAATGACGAGGCCGTCGAACTCTACGACGTGGCGCTGCGCTGGCTGGTCGCCGATCTCGAAAAAGAGGCGCTGGTCCAGCTCGCCGAAAAGCTCGCGGACATTCCGAACGCGCCCTACGGCACGATCCGCATTCTGGCCTTCCATGACGAGATCGCCGTGGCGGCGCCCGTGCTGGAGCGGTCGTCGCGGCTCGAAGCCGGCGACCTTATCGCCATCATCGGCGCCAAGGGGCAGCAGCACATCATGCTGGTCGCGAAGCGATCGGACCTCACCGAGGCCGTCACCGATCGGCTGATCGCTGTAGGCTCCGCTCCCGTGCTCCAGACCCTGGCCGCGAACGGCCGCGCGCCTCTCTCGCGCGACGGGTCCGCCATCCTCCTGACGCGCGCGAACGCCGACAGGAAGCTGGCGGTCGCGCTGGCCGACCGTTTCGGCCTGCCGCCGCAATTGCGCGACCGGCTGGTCGAGGACGCCGCGTCGGTGCTCCGCGCCCATCTCGCCAAGATGCTGCGTAAATCCTCGCCGGCCGAGCTCGACGCGGCTGTGGCGGCCAGCATTGAGGCATCGGCTGCGCGCATCGGCGCCGCGCCTCCGTCCCACGATGCTGCGAACCGCATCGCCCGGCTCGAGCAGAAACCCGACCTGTCCCACGAGCATCTGTTTCTCGACCTTCTGCGCCACCGCCGCCTCCGGGAATCGCTCCAGATCCTCGCCGAGCGCGCCGGCCTGCCGCATGATCTCGTGCTGACGATCTTCGCTGGCGATGATTTCGAGCTGATGGCCGTGGTGTTGCGCGCCGCCGACATGAGCTGGGCGGCGGCGGAGGAGACTCTGGCTGCGCGTTCGGGCGGACTCGATCGGCTGGCGCTGCGCGAGATGTTGCGCAACAGGTTCACCATGATGTCGCAGCGCGACGCGGCGCGGCTCGCCCGGAACGCCAAGATCGCGCGGCCCGCCGCGCAGGCGGCAAGCTGA